DNA sequence from the Streptomyces tsukubensis genome:
CGAAGCGGATCGGCTCTCCGTGCTCCAGCCGGATCACCGCCTCCTCGGCCTGCTGCTTGTCCTTGAGGACTTCGAAGGCACCGTCGTTGAAGATATTGCAGTTCTGGTAGATCTCGACCAGCGCCGTGCCCTCGTGGTCGGCGGCGGCACGCAGCACCGAGGTGAGGTGCTTGCGGTCGGAGTCGACCGTCCGGGCGACGAAGGTGGCCTCCGCGCCCAGCGCCAGCGACACCGGGTTGAAGGGGGCGTCCAGGGAGCCCATCGGGGTCGACTTGGTGATCTTGCCGACCTCGGAGGTGGGGCTGTACTGGCCCTTGGTCAGTCCGTAGATCCGGTTGTTGAAGAGGAGGATCTTCAGATTGACGTTCCGCCGGAGGGCGTGGATGAGGTGGTTGCCGCCGATGGAGAGCGCGTCGCCGTCACCGGTGACCACCCAGACGCTCAGATCGCGGCGGGACGAGGAGAGCCCGGTCGCGATGGCCGGCGCCCGGCCGTGGATGGAGTGCATCCCGTAGGTGTTCATGTAGTACGGGAAACGGGAGGAGCAGCCGATCCCGGAGACGAAGACGATGTTCTCCTTGGCGAGACCGAGCTCGGGCATGAAGCCCTGGACGGCCGCCAGGATCGCGTAGTCACCGCAGCCGGGGCACCAGCGGACTTCCTGGTCCGACTTGAAGTCCTTCATGGACTGCTTGGCCTCGGCCTTGGGCACCAGGGAGAGCAGACCGGAAGCGGCGCCGGTCCCGGGGGGCACGGCACCCGCGGCGGCCGGAGCCGCCGGCGCGGTCGCGGGATGCGCGGCGGTCTCAGTCATCAATGGCCTCCTTGAGAACCGTGGCCAGCTGCTCGGCCTTGAACGGCATGCCGTTGACCTGGTTGAAGCTGTGCGCGTCGACGAGGTACTTCGCCCGGATCAGGGTGGCGAGCTGCCCCAGGTTCATCTCCGGCACCACCACCTTGCGGTAACGCCCGAGCACCTCGCCCAGGTTCCCCGGGAAGGGGTTCAGATGACGCAGATGGGCCTGGGCGATCGGCTCGCCCGCGGCCCGCAGCCGTCGGACCGCGGCGGTGATCGGGCCGTACGTCGAGCCCCAGCCGAGCACCAGGGTGGTCGCGCCGTCCGGGTCGTCGACCTCCAGATCGGGCACGGCGACTCCGTCGATCTTGGCCTGGCGGGTGCGGACCATGAAGTCGTGGTTGGCCGGGTCGTACGAGATATTGCCCGTGCCGTCCTGCTTCTCGATGCCGCCGATCCGGTGTTCGAGGCCCGGGGTGCCTGGCACGGCCCAGGGGCGGGCCAGCGTCTCGGGGTCCCGCTTGTAGGGCCAGAAGACCTCGGTGCCGTCGGCGAGTTCGTGGTTGGGGCCGGTCGCGAAGCGGACCCGCAGATCGGGCAGCTCGTCCGGCTCCGGGACCCGCCACGGCTCGGAGCCGTTGGCCAGATAGCCGTCCGAGAGCAGGAAGACCGGGGTCCGGTACGCGAGGGCGATCCGGGCGGCGTCGATGGCCGCGTCGAAGCAGTCGGCGGGCGTGCGGGGGGCGACCACCGGCACCGGCGCCTCGCCGTTCCGCCCGTACATCGCCTGGAGCAGATCCGCCTGCTCGGTCTTGGTGGGCAGACCGGTGGAGGGACCGCCGCGCTGGATGTCCACGATCAGCAGCGGCAGCTCCAGGGAGACCGCCAGGCCGATCGTCTCGGACTTCAGCGCCACACCGGGCCCGGAGGTCGTCGTCACCGCCAGCGAACCGCCGAACGCGGCACCGAGCGCCGCGCCGATCCCGGCGATCTCGTCCTCCGCCTGGAAGGTCCGCACACCGAAGTTCTTGTGCTTGGACAGCTCGTGGAGGATGTCGGAGGCCGGAGTGATCGGGTAGGAGCCCAGGTAGAGCGGCAGATCCGCCTGCCGGGCGGCGGCGATCAGTCCCAGTGAGAGGGCGAGGTTGCCGGAGATGTTCCGGTAGGTGCCGGTGGGGAAGGCCTTGGTGGCGGGCGCCACCTCGTAGGAGACGGCGAAGTCCTCCGTCGTCTCGCCGAAGTTCCAGCCGGCCCGGAAGGCGGCGATATTGGCCTCGGCGATCTGCGGCTTCTTGGCGAACTTGGTCCGCAGGAAGCTCTCCGTGCCCTCGGTGGGGCGGTGGTACATCCAGCTCAGCAGCCCCAGCGCGAACATGTTCTTGCTGCGCTCGGCCTCCTTGCGGGAGAGCCCGAAGTCCTTCAGCGCCTCGATGGTCAGCGTCGTCAGCGGCACCGGGTGGACGTTGTAGGCGTCGAGGGTGCCGTCCTCCAGTGGGGAGGCCTCGTAGCCGACCTTGGCCATCGCCCGCTTGGCGAACTCGTCCGTGTTGACGATGATCTCGCCACCGCGCGGCACATCGGCGAGGTTCGCCTTGAGCGCGGCCGGGTTCATCGCGACCAGCACATTGGGCGCGTCGCCGGGGGTGAGGATGTCGTGGTCGGCGAAGTGCAGCTGGAAGCTGGAGACGCCGGGCAGGGTTCCGGCAGGGGCACGGATCTCGGCCGGGAAGTTCGGCAGCGTGGAGAGGTCGTTCCCGAAGGAAGCGGTCTCGGAGGTGAAACGGTCTCCCGTGAGCTGCATACCGTCACCGGAGTCGCCCGCGAACCGGATGATCACCCGGTCCAGCTTGCGGACCTCCTTCACCGGCGCCACGCCTTCACCGCCGGCCGGAGCGGAGCCCGCTCCGGCCGCGGAGGCGCGTGGTCCACCGACAACCGCCTCGGTGGCGTCTCCGGCCCCGCTGACCCCGTCGGCCTCGTCGGCATGCTCGGCTGGGCTACTGACCTGGCTGGTCACTGAACTGGACCTCCCTTGAGGCGGCTGCTGGGGCCGGCCGTCCCACTGGCCGTTCCACGAGCAACCCTACGTCGGTAAGGGTCACCTTCCCCGTGCCGCTCATATGCTGGACTGGAATGTGAGACGCCTCTTTGTCCTGGTCTGTCATACTTCACCCCGCCTCGGGGGTTGGCCGGGCTGGACACTCCCGGCTCGTACTTTGGTAGTAGGACCCGTCCCGCCATGCGGTATCTGACGGGCCCTCAGCCCGCTAGGAATTGAGATAGGTGAGTACGGCCAGCACTCGGCGGTGATCCCCGTCACTGGGGGAGAGCCCGAGCTTCTGGAAGATGTTGCTCACGTGCTTCTCGACCGCACCCTCGCTCACCACCAGCTGCTTCGCGATCGCCGAGTTCGTCCGCCCCTCGGCCATCAGACCGAGGACCTCCCGCTCCCGCGGTGTCAGTCTGACCAGCACGTCCTGCTTACGGCTGCGGCCCAGCAGCTGGGCCACGACCTCGGGGTCCAGCGCGGTCCCCCCGCCGGCCACCCGCACCACCGCGTCCACGAACTCGCGGACCTCGGCGACCCGGTCCTTCAGCAGATAGCCCACGCCCCGGCTGCTGCCCGCCAGCAGCTCCGTCGCGTACCGCTCCTCCACATACTGGGAGAGGACGAGGACCCCTATGCCCGGATGGTCACGGCGCAGCCGCACCGCCGCCCGGACCCCCTCGTCCGTATGCGTCGGCGGCATCCGCACATCGGCCACCACCACGTCCGGCAGCGTCCCCGCAGCGGCAAGATCGCCCACCGTCTTGACCAGCGCGTCACCGTCGCCCACCCCGGCGACCACGTCATGGCCGCGGTCGGTCAGCAGCCTCGTCAGCCCTTCGCGGAGCAGTACCGAATCCTCGGCGATGACCACCCGCACCCTGTTGTCTTCCACCACAGCCCCGTTCCCCCACACGTTCGATCCGTCCCGGCCCGTCTGCTTGCGACCACCAGCATCCCAGTATCGGGACGGACCCGGGAAAGCCTGTGGATAACTCACCGGCTCAGGGGGAACCGGGGGCCGGAGAGGAACGGTGTAGGGGGCAAGGGGCGCAGTGCCCCGGGGCGAGTACCTGCGCTTGGCGGGGGAAGGGGGCGGGTGCCCTACGGGACCGTACGCCGGAGAGCCGGTGCATTACCGTGCGACGGCCGCACGGTAATGCACCGGCTCAAGGGCCGCGCCGCCCGAGGCGATGCCCGGCTGTCCCGGCGGCCGGACACCGGTCCTGCACGGCCGGGCGTCACCCCCGCCAGGGCAGCTCCGCGGTCACCGTGGTCGGCCCGCCGACCGGGGAGTCGACCGCGAGAACGCCGTCCACCGAATCCAGCCGCTCCGCCAGCCCCGCGAGCCCACTGCCCGCGGTCACATCGGCACCGCCCTGCCCGTCGTCGCCGACCTGAATCATGAGCCGGTTCTCCGACCGCCACACCTCGACGGTCGCCTTGCGGGCCCGGGAGTGCTTGCTGACGTTCTGCAGCAGCTCCGAGACGGTGAAGTAGGCGATGCCTTCGATCGCCGCGGCCGGCCGCGAGTCCAGATCCACATCCACCGACACCGGGACGGTGCAGCGGGAGGCGACGGAGGAGAGCGCGGCGTCGAGTCCGCGATCGGTGAGAACGGCCGGGTGGATACCGCGGGCCAGATCGCGCAGCTCCTGAAGGGCGATCTTGACCTCGCCGTGGGCCTCGTCGACCATCGCCGCCGCGGCGTCCGGGTCCTCCAGCAGCTTCTCCTTCGCCAGCCCGAGGTCCATGGCGAGGGCCACCAGCCTGGCCTGGGCGCCGTCGTGCAGATCACGCTCTATTCGGCGCAGGTCCGCGGCGGCGGTGTCGACCACGATCCCCCGGTCCGACTCCAGCTCCACCACCCGCTCCGCCAGCTTCGACGGCCCCAGCAGCCCCGAGACCATGATCCGGTCCACGTAGGCGAAGCCCCGGATCAGCCACGCCGTGACCAGCACCGTCGCCAGACCGGCCACCGAGGTCGCGGCCATCTCGAACGGCGTGTCCAGGAACAGCTCCGTGTCCTTGCCGTCGCCGTAGATCATGATGCCCGGCTGGTCCCAGTAGGTCGGGAACATCCACCGCCACAGCGGATACAGCAGCAGCGACCAGCCCGTGAGCCATGCCGTCAGCACGACCGTGAAGGACGTCACCGCCCACGGGAAGTGCAGCAGCGAGTAGAGCAGATGCCGCCAGGACGACCCGCTCTTGAGCACCGCGCCGATCCACGACATCAGCCCGTTGCTACGGGGCCGCAGGGGCTCCGGCGAGTCCACGTCGAGATCGAGCAGCAGCCGCGCCCGGCTCCGCTCCAGGGCCCCGAAGGCCCGGCAGCCCGCGAGCGCGGCCGCCAGCACGGGAACCCCGACGAAGGTGATCAGCAGCCCGGCGCTCAGCGAGACCGTCGTCACCGCGAAGGTGAAGAAGATGATGCTGACCGGCAGGCTCAGCATCACGTACCAGAACTCGCGCCACGTCCGCCCCTCGAACGGCGCGCGCAGCGCCGACGGCACGATACGACGGCGCTCGACGTGCCCTTCGTACCGCTGCATTCGATCTTCCGTTGCCATCGGGTTCGTTCCTTCTGCGAGGCGGGCTCCGGTCATGCACCCAGGATGCTTCTCCGCCGGACCTGCCCACCATGGTGTTCGGGGGCCTCTTCAAAGGGGGGTTATCCCCACCCTGCCACCGGACCGGCCCTATCCCCGCCCACCCGACGCCCTGCCGGTGCCACCCGCGGCCGGCATCGCGTCCCGGTCGCGCCACGGGATCTCCACCGTCACCGTCGTCGGACCGCCCACCGGGGACTCCAGCACGAACAGCCCGTCCACCGCCCCCAGCCGCTCCGCGAGCCCCGCCATGCCCGTCCCCCCGTCCAGCCGGGCACCGCCCTTCCCGTCATCCGTGACCTGGAGCATCATCCGCCCCTCCACTCGCCATACATCGACCCCCGCCTGCCGTGCCCCGGAGTGCTTGCTGACGTTCTGCAGCAGCTCCGAGACGGTGAAGTAGGCGATTCCTTCGATCGCCGCCGCGGGCCGCTCCGCAAGCTCGACCGAGACCGACACCGGGACGGTGCAGCGGGAGGCGACGGAGGAGAGCGCGGCGTCGAGTCCGCGGTCGGTGAGGACGGCCGGGTGGATGCCGCGGGCCAGATCGCGCAGCTCCTGGAGGGCGAGTTTGACCTCGCCGTGGGCCTCGTCGACCATCACCGCCGCGGCGTCCGGGTCCTCCAGCAGCTTCTCCTTCGCCAGCCCCAGCCCCATCGCGAGTGCCACCAGCCTGGCCTGGGCGCCGTCGTGCAGATCGCGTTCGATCCGGCGCAGGTCCGCGGCGGCGGTGTCGACCACGATCCCCCGGTCCGACTCCAGCTCGGCGATCCGCCGCTCCAGCTCGTCGGAGGGCGAGAGCAGCCCCCGTACCATCACGCGGTCGGCGTTCCCCATCCCGCGGGCGAGATGGCCGAGCGCGGGCCAGAGCAGGACGACCCCCAGCAGCGTGATCACGAACGTCACCACGCCCCAGGGCAGCCGTATCAGGCAGTACAGCACCGCGCGCCAGCCGACCGGATCCTTCAGGGCCGCCCACAGCCGGCCGAAGAACCCGTCGTCCGGGTGCGCGCCGCGCAGCGGGCTGGGCTCGTCGACCCGTACCCCCAGCAGACGGCGCGCCCTCGCCCGCTCCGATCTGCCGATCAGCCGCGCCCCGGCCAGCCCCGTCGCCAGCACCGGGAGTCCGATCACGGTCAGGGAGAGTGCCGTGCCCACCAGGATCGTGACGATCACGTAAACGAAATGCAGCAGCGACAGCGGCAGATTGGCGAGGAGATGGACGACCTCCTTCCAGGTGCGCGCGTCATAGGCGAAGCCCGGGGACGGCAGCCGCTCCGGGCCGTGCCCGGGCCCGTCCTGCGACCACCTGTCCTGCGGCCTGTCCTTCGGTCCGTCCTTCGACCTGTCCTGCGGGCCGGACGAAGCGGGCCGGGCCCTGCGGCCCCACCCACGGGCGGCCACCGGGCGCCCCTTTTCGGGGCGGGGCGCGAAATCGCCGGAAGACCCCTGCTCAGGGCCTCCGGCCGGGTGGGATGCGAGATGTCCGGCAGTCATACCCGTCAGCCTGCCCGGCCGGGCAGCCCGGCGCCATGAGGGTAGGTCGCCGGATACCGGTAGGGATAACCCCACCCTTGGCCGACGCGACTGCTTACGTTGCTTTTAACAGGGCCTAGACTCCCGTGCGTACGGAACGTGGTTTCCGCGTGCTTTCACAGTGGACGAGGTCAGGGAGCGAGGGCAGAGGTGCCGGAACCGACCGTGGCCGGACTCGCGGCGGAGCGGGCCGACGACTACTTCGCCGGTTACTCGGTAGTCGGGTTGCTCGCGCTGATCGGCGTGATCTTCGTGGCCGTTGCCTTCGGCGCGGGACGCCTGCTGCGGCCCGTCGTCCCGACTCCGGAGAAACTGCTCACCTACGAATGCGGAGTCGACCCCGTCGGCGAGGGCTGGGCCCACACCCAGGTCCGCTACTACGTCTACGCGTTCCTCTATGTGATCTTCGCCGTCGATTCGATCTTCCTGTTCCCCTGGGCCACGGTCTTCGCCGCGGCGGGGTACGGCGCGACGACCCTCGTGGAAATGTTCATCTTCCTCGGCTTCCTTGCCGTGGGCCTGCTGTACGCATGGAAGAAGGGCGTCCTGACATGGACGTGACCCCGCCCCCCTCCGGTGCACCGGAACCCTCCGGAACACCGGAAACCTCCGGAACACCGGGATCAACGGGCACACCGGGATCCTCCGGCACACCGGAATCCTCGGGTCCGTCGGAACTCCCCGGTCCGCCGGAGCCTTCCGGCGACCGGCCGGATCCGGTCCTCCTCCCGGAGCCCAAGCGGCTGGGGGTCCTCTCCCGTCTCGCCCCGGAACCGATGAAGGTCGTCCTGAACTGGGGCCGCCGCTACAGCCTCTGGGTCTTCAACTTCGGGCTCGCCTGCTGCGCGATCGAGTTCATCGCCGCGTCGATGTCCCGCCACGACTTCATCCGGCTCGGTGTGATCCCCTTCGCACCCGGCCCCCGCCAGGCCGATCTGATGATCGTCTCGGGCACGGTGACGGACAAGATGGCCCCGGCCGTGAAGCGGCTGTACGAGCAGATGCCCGAGCCCAAGTACGTCATCTCCTTCGGCGCCTGCTCCAACTGCGGCGGCCCGTACTGGGACTCGTACGCGGTCACCAAGGGCGTCGACCAGATCATCCCCGTCGATGTGTACGTGCCCGGCTGCCCGCCGCGGCCCGAGGCGCTGCTCCAGGGCATCCTGAAGCTCCAGGAGAAGATCGCCCAGGAGTCGCTCGGCGAGCGGTACGCCGAGAAGGGCCCGGCCCGGCCCTCCGCGGCCCAACTGGGCAGCACGCTGGTCGCCCCGCCCGCGCCGGGTGCACCGTCCGTGCCCGGTGCAGCGGAAGGCGGTGCCTCGTGACCGCCGCATACGACCGCCTCCCCGACGCGGCCGCCGTGACGGAGCTGTTCGGGCCCGAGGCCACCGCCGAATCCGCGTACGACCTGCTCACCGTCGACGTACCGGCCGCATCGTGGCTCGACGCCCTCGAAACCGCCCGCTCCACCCTGGGCTGCACGTACTTCGACTGGCTGAGCGCCGTCGACGAGCCCGGCACCGGCTTCCGGGTCTGCGCGCACGTCGCGGCCCTCCCGGAGGCGCCCGGCGGCCGGGTCCGGCGGTTGCTGCTGCGCACGACGGTCCCGCACGAGGATCCCGTACTGCCCTCCGCCGTGGGGGTGTACGCGGGCACGGAATGGCACGAGCGCGAGACGCACGAGATGTTCGGCGTCGGCTTCACCGGCCATCCGCACCTCGCCCCGCTGCTGCTGCCCGACGGCTTCGAAGGCCATCCGCTGCGCAAGGACTTCGTCCTCGCGGCCCGGGTCGTCAAGGCCTGGCCGGGTGCCAAGGAGCCGGGCGAGTCCGGAGCCGGGCACGGCGGCCCCAAGCGGCGGCAGATGCTGCCGCCGGGCGTCCCCGACCCCAATGAGTGGGGCCCGCTCAAGGGCCAGTTGCCCCCGGCCCCGGCCCGCCCCGCCCGTACACCCCGTACGGCGGCGGCAGCCGGTGACCGGCCCGTACGGCGCACCCGCACGGCCGGTGAGGGCTCGGCGAGCCAGGCACCGGGCGCGGCCGAGGGCCCGGCGGTCCCGCGCCGTGCGCGCAGTGCGAGTGAGGGCTCCGCAAGCCGGCCCACGCCGCCGGAGGCGTCCGCTCCGGAGACCGCGTCCCGCCCGCCGCGCCGGTCGCGCAGCGCGAGCGACGGCTCCGTCAGCCAGTCCCCGGACGGCGGTACGGAAGCCTCCGCTGCCACCGGCGACGGCACCGGCGACAGCGGTACGGACGCCACCGCACCCCCCTCCGCCGGACCCACGGACCCCGCCCCGGCCCCCGGTACCGGCCCCGACCGGACCACGGAGGACACCAGTACGGAGCAGGCCCGCCGCCCCCGTGCCACGGACGCCCCCTGGCACCACGCACGCCCCGCCTTCGACGACACCGCGGCCGCGGACGCCCCGGAACCCGGCGCCCGTACGACTCCGGAACCAAAGCCGAAACCGGAACCGAAACCGGAACCGAAACCGGAACCGGAACCAAAGCCGGAAACGGAACCGGAATTCGGGCCGGGCGCCGCAGCGGCGACGGAAGCCGCCCCGCCCGCCGGATCCGGCACGGGCCCCGAGACCCCGGCACCCGAACCGCAGGACGGGCCCACCGGCGAAGCGCCCGGCACCGGAAGCGCCGACGACGCGCCCCGTGCCGAACCGCGGCCCCCCGCGGCCCCGGAAGCTCCCCGTACCCCCTCCCGTAAACCCACTCCACCGCACCGGACCGCACCCGACGAGGGCGACGGGCCCGACGACACCGCCGGAGGCGACCCCGCGTGAACGACGCCCTCGACGTCGCCGTCCGCCTGCTGGTCGTCTTCGTCGTCTTTCTGACCTTCCCGCTGATCATCGGACAGACCGAGCACAAGGTCATGGCGCATATGCAGGGCCGTCTCGGTCCCATGTACGCCGGTGGCTTCCACGGCTGGGCCCAGCTCGTCGCCGACGGCGTGAAGTTCGCGCAGAAGGAGGACGTGGTCCCGGCCGGTGCCGACCGCCGGATCTTCCAGCTCGCGCCCGCCGTCGCCCTGCTGCCCTACCTCCTCGTCCTCGTCGCGATCCCGATCGGCCCCGGCGAAGGCGCGGTCGGCCAGGTCGTCGACGCGGGCATCTTCTTCGTCCTCGCGATCATGGGCGTCGGGGTCCTCGGGTCGCTGATGGCGGGCTGGGCCTCGGCCAATAAGTTCTCCCTCCTCGGCGGGCTGCGCACCGCCGCCCAGCTGCTCGCCTACGAACTGCCGATGCTGCTCGCGGCAGCGTCCGTCGCCATGGCGGCGGGCACGGTCTCCCTCCCCGGCATCCTGGACGCCTTCGAGTGGTGGTGGCTGCCCTGGCAGATCATGGGCGCCGTCGTCTTCTTCGTCGCCGGTCTCGCCGAACTCCAGCGCCCTCCCTTCGATATGCCGGTCGCCGACTCGGAGATCATCTTCGGGGCGTACACCGAGTACACCGGGCTGCGGTTCGCACTCTTCCTCCTCGCCGAGTACGCGGGGATCGTGGTGCTCTGCGGACTGACCACCGTCCTCTTCCTCGGCGGCTGGCACGGCCCGATGGGCGCCGACGGACTCGGCTGGGTCTGGACCCTGCTCAAGACCGCGGTCCTGGCGTTCGTCGTGATCTGGCTCCGGGTGTCCTATCCCCGGATGCGGGAGGACCAGCTCCAGCGGCTCGCCTGGACCGTCCTCGTCCCCCTCGCCCTCGCCCAGATCGCCCTCACGGGCATCGTGAAGGTGGTGATCTGACCGTGCCCCCGATCCCCGGCTCGGGCCTGGCCAAGGGCCTCGCCGTGACCCTGCGCACGATGATGCGGAAGTCCGTCACCGCGCAGTATCCGGAAGTCCAGCCCGATCTGCCGCCCCGTACCCGCGGTGTGATCGGCCTGTTCGAGGAGAACTGCACGGTCTGCATGCTGTGCGCCCGGGAGTGCCCCGACTGGTGCATCTACATCGACTCCCACAAGGAGACGATCCCGGCGGCCGCGCCCGGCGGCCGTGAGCGCAGCCGCAACGTCCTCGACCGCTTCGCCATCGACTTCTCCCTCTGCATGTACTGCGGTATCTGCATCGAGGTGTGTCCTTTCGACGCGCTGTTCTGGTCGCCGGAGTTCGAGTACGCGGAGACCGACATCCGCGAACTCACCCACGAGCGCGACAAGCTCCGCGAGTGGATGTGGACGGTGCCGGCGCCGCCTGCCCTCGACCCTGCGGCCGAGGAGCCCAAGGAGATCGCGGCGGCCCGTAAGACGGTCGAGAAGCAGGCCGCTTCCCGCGCGCAGGAGACCACCACTCCCGGCCCCGCTCCCGAAACCGGCCCCGGCCCCGGCCGCGGCGAAACCGGCCCCGACCGTCCCACCGGCCCCGACCGCCCCGCCGGTCCCGGATCCGCCGGACCGGCCACCGCGCCGCCCGGCGAAGGAGGCACGGAATGATCCCGCTCGCCGCCGCCGCACCCCAGGGCTTCCTCTCGCCCACCGGCGTCGAGATCGCCTTCCTCCTCGTCGGTCTGGTGACCCTCGGCGCCGCCGTCATGACCGTCACCACCCGCCAACTGATCCACGCCGCCCTCTGGCTCGTCGTCGCCCTCGGCGGCCTCGCCATCGAGTACCTGCTGCTGACGGCCGAGTTCATCGCCTGGGTGCAGGTCCTCATCTACGTCGGTTCCGTCGTCGTCCTCCTCCTCTTCGGACTGATGCTCACCAAGGCCCCGATCGGGCGCTCCCCGGACGCCGACTCGGGCAACCGGGCAGTGGCCGTCGGCGTCGCCGGAATCGCTGCGGTCGCCCTGGTCTGGGTGGTCGTGGACGCCTTCCGCACCACGTGGATCGACCTCGACGGCCCCGCCCAGGGCTCCACGGCGACTGCGGGCGAGATCCTCTTCCGGCACTGGGTGCTCCCCTTCGAAGCCCTGTCCGTCCTGCTCCTCGCGGCCCTCGTCGGCGCGATCGTCCTGTCCCGCAGGCACAGCGACGACACCACCAACACCGGCGGCACCGGCACCAGCACCGGCACCGGCAACACGGGCGGCACCAGCGCCACCGGCCCCACCCGCGCTGCGAGGGACACCGCTCCCGGCCCCAAGTCCCCGCCCGCGGCCGGGACCCCGCGCCGCCGCGCCGACGGATCCGCCACCGGCCCGGTGACCGAGGGGGAGAACTGATGCATCTCGCCTACCCCGCCGTGCTCTCCGTCCTCCTCTTCTGCATCGGCATCTACGGCGTCCTCGCCCGCCGCAACGCGATCCTCGTCCTGATGTCCGTCGAGCTGATGCTCAACGCCGTCAACCTCAACCTGGTCGCCTTCGACGTCTGGCTCCGCGACACCCTCCACTCCGGTCAGGCCCTCGCCCTCTTCACCATCGCCATCGCGGCCGCCGAGATCGGCATCGGCCTGGCGATCGTGCTGATGGTCTACCGCAACCGCGGCTCGTCCGACATCGACCGGCTCCGCGACACCGCCGAGCACCCCGACGGCCCCGACGATTCCGGGTACGACCCCGACCATCCCGACGCGGCCGCCGCCGCCGATGTCCCGGCGACGCAGAAGGCCGAGGCCACCGCGTGACCACCATCGCCCTCGCCGTCCTCGTCCCCCTTCTGCCCTTCCTCGGGGCCGTCGCCGGATTGCTGCTCGGACGCACCGCCCCCGGCTTCGTCCGCCCGCTGGCCGTGCTGCCGACTCTGGCCGCGGCAGCCCTCGCGGCCGTCGTCGCCGTCCGGCAGGGCGGCGGGGAACCGATCTCCGCGGCGACCCGGCTCACCCCCACCGGCTCCGTCCCCATCGACCTCGCCCTCTACCTCGACGGCTTCGCGGTCCTCGTCGCCGTCCTCGTCGGGGTCGTGGCGTCCTGCGTGCAGATCTACTCGACCGCCTATCTGCGCGACGACCCCCGCTACCCCTCCTACGCCGCGCTGGTCTCCCTCTTCACCTCCGCGATGCTGCTCGTCGTCTACTCCGGCGACCTGATGGTGCTCCTGGTCGGCTGGGAGATCATGGGCATCTGCTCGTACTTCCTCGTCGGCCACTACTGGGAGACACCCGAAGCACGGGCCGCGTCCCTGAAGGCCTTCCTGGTCACCAAGCTCGGCGACGTCCCCTTCCTGATCGGTCTGTTCGCCCTCGCCACCGACGCGGGCACCTTCCGGATCACCGGCATCCTGGACACCGTCGCCACCGGCGGCCTGGACCACCCCACCCTGGTGGCGCTGCTGCTCCTCGCCGGCGTCGCGGGCAAGTCCGCGCAGTTCCCCCTGCACGTCTGGCTGCCCGACGCGATGGCGGGCCCGACCCCCGTCTCCGCACTGATCCACGCCGCGACGATGGTCGCCGCCGGTATCTACTTCATCGCCCGGCTCCTCCCCGTCTTCGCCGCCTCCGCCGCCGCGCTCACCGTGCTGGCCGTCATGGCCGCCGTCACCATGGTCGGCTCCGGTCTGGCCGCCCTCGCACAGGACGACATCAAACGCGTCCTCGCCTACTCGACCATCGGCCAGCTCGGATACATGGCGGGCGCCCTCGCCGTCGGCGACCGCGGCGCCGCCGTCTTCCACCTCCTGTC
Encoded proteins:
- a CDS encoding complex I subunit 1/NuoH family protein, with protein sequence MNDALDVAVRLLVVFVVFLTFPLIIGQTEHKVMAHMQGRLGPMYAGGFHGWAQLVADGVKFAQKEDVVPAGADRRIFQLAPAVALLPYLLVLVAIPIGPGEGAVGQVVDAGIFFVLAIMGVGVLGSLMAGWASANKFSLLGGLRTAAQLLAYELPMLLAAASVAMAAGTVSLPGILDAFEWWWLPWQIMGAVVFFVAGLAELQRPPFDMPVADSEIIFGAYTEYTGLRFALFLLAEYAGIVVLCGLTTVLFLGGWHGPMGADGLGWVWTLLKTAVLAFVVIWLRVSYPRMREDQLQRLAWTVLVPLALAQIALTGIVKVVI
- a CDS encoding NADH-quinone oxidoreductase subunit C produces the protein MTAAYDRLPDAAAVTELFGPEATAESAYDLLTVDVPAASWLDALETARSTLGCTYFDWLSAVDEPGTGFRVCAHVAALPEAPGGRVRRLLLRTTVPHEDPVLPSAVGVYAGTEWHERETHEMFGVGFTGHPHLAPLLLPDGFEGHPLRKDFVLAARVVKAWPGAKEPGESGAGHGGPKRRQMLPPGVPDPNEWGPLKGQLPPAPARPARTPRTAAAAGDRPVRRTRTAGEGSASQAPGAAEGPAVPRRARSASEGSASRPTPPEASAPETASRPPRRSRSASDGSVSQSPDGGTEASAATGDGTGDSGTDATAPPSAGPTDPAPAPGTGPDRTTEDTSTEQARRPRATDAPWHHARPAFDDTAAADAPEPGARTTPEPKPKPEPKPEPKPEPEPKPETEPEFGPGAAAATEAAPPAGSGTGPETPAPEPQDGPTGEAPGTGSADDAPRAEPRPPAAPEAPRTPSRKPTPPHRTAPDEGDGPDDTAGGDPA
- the nuoB gene encoding NADH-quinone oxidoreductase subunit B; amino-acid sequence: MDVTPPPSGAPEPSGTPETSGTPGSTGTPGSSGTPESSGPSELPGPPEPSGDRPDPVLLPEPKRLGVLSRLAPEPMKVVLNWGRRYSLWVFNFGLACCAIEFIAASMSRHDFIRLGVIPFAPGPRQADLMIVSGTVTDKMAPAVKRLYEQMPEPKYVISFGACSNCGGPYWDSYAVTKGVDQIIPVDVYVPGCPPRPEALLQGILKLQEKIAQESLGERYAEKGPARPSAAQLGSTLVAPPAPGAPSVPGAAEGGAS
- a CDS encoding NADH-quinone oxidoreductase subunit J family protein, yielding MIPLAAAAPQGFLSPTGVEIAFLLVGLVTLGAAVMTVTTRQLIHAALWLVVALGGLAIEYLLLTAEFIAWVQVLIYVGSVVVLLLFGLMLTKAPIGRSPDADSGNRAVAVGVAGIAAVALVWVVVDAFRTTWIDLDGPAQGSTATAGEILFRHWVLPFEALSVLLLAALVGAIVLSRRHSDDTTNTGGTGTSTGTGNTGGTSATGPTRAARDTAPGPKSPPAAGTPRRRADGSATGPVTEGEN
- the nuoK gene encoding NADH-quinone oxidoreductase subunit NuoK, which gives rise to MHLAYPAVLSVLLFCIGIYGVLARRNAILVLMSVELMLNAVNLNLVAFDVWLRDTLHSGQALALFTIAIAAAEIGIGLAIVLMVYRNRGSSDIDRLRDTAEHPDGPDDSGYDPDHPDAAAAADVPATQKAEATA
- a CDS encoding NuoI/complex I 23 kDa subunit family protein — its product is MPPIPGSGLAKGLAVTLRTMMRKSVTAQYPEVQPDLPPRTRGVIGLFEENCTVCMLCARECPDWCIYIDSHKETIPAAAPGGRERSRNVLDRFAIDFSLCMYCGICIEVCPFDALFWSPEFEYAETDIRELTHERDKLREWMWTVPAPPALDPAAEEPKEIAAARKTVEKQAASRAQETTTPGPAPETGPGPGRGETGPDRPTGPDRPAGPGSAGPATAPPGEGGTE
- a CDS encoding NADH-quinone oxidoreductase subunit A yields the protein MPEPTVAGLAAERADDYFAGYSVVGLLALIGVIFVAVAFGAGRLLRPVVPTPEKLLTYECGVDPVGEGWAHTQVRYYVYAFLYVIFAVDSIFLFPWATVFAAAGYGATTLVEMFIFLGFLAVGLLYAWKKGVLTWT